Proteins co-encoded in one Ooceraea biroi isolate clonal line C1 chromosome 9, Obir_v5.4, whole genome shotgun sequence genomic window:
- the LOC105276185 gene encoding 60S ribosomal protein L31, with protein MAKSSEKKGKSAINEVVTREYTVNLHKRLHGVGFKKRAPRAIKEIRKFAEKQMGTPDVRIDTRLNKQLWSKGIRNVPFRVRVRLSRRRNDDEDSVHKLYTLVTYIPVATFKGLQTENVDSNQD; from the exons ATGGCCAAGTCGTCGGAAAAGAAAGGCAAGAGCGCCATCAACGAGGTAGTGACTCGCGAATATACTGTGAACCTTCACAAGCGTCTTCATGGTGTTGGATTCAAGAAACGTGCTCCACGAGCTATCAAAGAGATTAGGAAGTTCGCCGAGAAGCAGATGGGAACTCCTGATGTTAGGATAGACACACGCCTCAATAAGCAACTCTGGTCTAAAGGCATCAG gaACGTTCCTTTCAGAGTTCGTGTAAGACTGAGCAGGAGGAGAAACGATGACGAGGATTCTGTACACAAGCTGTATACCCTTGTCACGTACATACCCGTTGCAACATTCAAAGGACTTCAAACTGAGAATGTAGATTCCAACcaagattaa
- the LOC105276188 gene encoding repressed by EFG1 protein 1, with protein MELREVNRAYGTAEETTELLPQRDNTEYESYFIEYAMQKEMINRNRCPASRRLLSQAAHLDTFSNSNHLKDSPCAGISMIHTSSENWPPSRKREEATALENLRKRVEQSKLYKAERITDPVVSTSSSLNYEQTQQLDNRPKLLKKILSNRPMSITHDRSDLETDWRDSEFITECLCWHNVYRQRHNAPPLTMSPQLCEYAQSWANHLAHTNTFYYKNDRNVGHNLYCRPGGGVPGDVTGQEVASYWYSAVKQYDFLKEPDILHANVNAGHFTQLIWASSRYFGVGKACSRSGKVIVVANYEPVGNVSGQFQNNALPPLPENMNVLSPPLVRVSRGQYELLRSTAQLPPPLQPPLSDTVSTGSDTTSISSGQ; from the exons ATGGAGCTGCGCGAGGTGAACCGCGCGTACGGCACTGCGGAGGAGACAACCGAGCTCCTGCCGCAGCGCGACAACACCGAATACGAGAGCTACTTCATCGAATACGCGATGCAGAAGGAGATGATCAATCGCAACCGATGCCCCGCGAGTCGACGATTGCTCAGCCAGGCCGCACATTTGGACACTTTTTCCAATAGCAATCATCTCAAG GATTCACCATGTGCCGGAATCAGCATGATCCACACGTCAAGCGAGAACTGGCCGCCCTCCAGGAAACGCGAGGAAGCGACGGCTTTGGAGAACCTCAGGAAGAGGGTAGAACAGAGCAAATTATACAAGGCGGAACGAATCACCGATCCGGTTGTATCCACTTCTTCCTCACTAAACTATGAACAAACTCAACAATTGGACAATCGGCCGAAACTTCTGAAGAAG ATACTCAGCAACCGACCGATGAGTATCACGCACGATAGGAGCGATTTGGAGACCGACTGGCGTGACAGCGAATTCATCACCGAATGCCTTTGCTGGCACAACGTTTATCGGCAACGGCACAACGCACCTCCGTTGACCATGTCACCCCAG TTGTGCGAATACGCTCAGTCGTGGGCGAATCACCTGGCGCATACGAACACGTTCTACTACAAGAACGACCGGAACGTGGGTCATAATCTTTATTGTCGTCCCGGTGGCGGTGTTCCTGGCGACGTCACGGGGCAGGAAGTCGCGTCGTACTGGTACTCCGCCGTGAAGCAATACGACTTCCTCAAGGAACCGGATATTCTTCACGCTAACGTAAACGCAG GTCACTTCACCCAGTTGATATGGGCGAGCAGCCGCTACTTTGGGGTCGGCAAGGCGTGCAGCAGGAGTGGCAAGGTGATCGTCGTGGCAAACTACGAGCCAGTAGGTAACGTGTCCGGCCAGTTCCAGAATAACGCGCTGCCGCCGTTGCCGGAGAACATGAACGTGCTGTCGCCGCCTTTGGTGCGCGTGTCACGTGGCCAGTATGAGTTGCTGAGGTCGACGGCGCAgttgccgccgccgctgcagCCCCCCTTGTCGGACACCGTGTCCACCGGCAGTGATACAACGTCCATCAGTTCAGGCCAATAA